The DNA region GTACAtaattgtactttatttttttgtttgtttcacataatgtgtgtctttttctttctgtttactAGGTGATGCAATCTCCCACATTTGAGCCGTCAATGGCTTCCTGGGCATCTTTATTTGTCCCCAACCCTGACACTACTATCAAAGACATGGACATAGTTGGAGACTACTGCTTGTTGGTTCTAATGACGCCTGCCAATGAACTCGCTTTGAGCGTGATGTCACTGCGCAATCCCAAAGAGACATACATTATAGAGGTCAGTGTGAGAGACGGGATAACTTGGAAGAAAAGTCTTCAAAATTTTCTACCTATTCTGATATTCTTTCatgtattgtttgtttattttactccagtaatgttatatttctgctttcattccTAAGCTCCCCTCCTGGGCTTGCGCTATTGAAACCAAGAAACCGGGCTTGGCAGACCGGCAAAACGTGTTAGAGTTCCTCTTATCGTCTCCCGTCCACCCACCCGCCCCATTCTCGCTGGATCCTGAGAAAGGACTTTTGTTGTCAGACCCAGGAACTCAGGCCCACTCTGAGAGTCACCACAAGTACGTCACCACACGCTTAAAGGCCTGCAGCCAAGTAAGACcgtctttaaaacaaactcacagAGTAAACTGTTGCAAGCAGAGATATGTTTATGCTCTTGTCGCACCTTGACCAGCAAAAACATCCACTGCTGTTCGGTTCTTTCGTCAGGATGGCACTTTAGTGCCAGTGACGCTCCTCCATGCCATACCTGTGGATGATCTGAGTCAGGCGCCTTTGCTTGTACATGTATATGGAGCTTATGGTAGAGACCTCAGTATGGAGTTCTGCCCAGTGAGGCGTTTTCTGTTGGAGCAAGGCTGGGCGCTGGCCTACTGTCATATTAGGTAAGACATCATCCTTAttgtgatattaaaaaaaaacaaaaaaaaaaacgtattaGATGTTTCTAGATTATTTGCAACAGGTTTACTAAATGTTGTACAAAGTACCTTTTAGTTTAGATTCCTGTTAGATTGAGCAACAGGTTTCCTTTGTGCACtccagtttttttccttctaaaatCTGGCAGGGTTCCACTTTCCCAGTGTGCAGAGCTGTCGGGGATCTGAGTTTATGCAGTGTAAGGTAGCCGCTGTGAAACAGTCCGGAAAGAATACACCGTCTATCATATTCATCTATCAGAACCTACATCTGAACATAAATATCCCTGAGAAAACTGAGGTAgacttcaaatatattttacatacttGGAATGTTCAACAACTCGTAAAAAGTACCATAGTCTTCTACACGTGTTATGGACTCCACAGAGCCAAGCTGATGATGTTGCTGGAAGAAAATGTACTAAAATTATTaccattaaaaacattgaacttttaagtgttttggcttgtcacaataacaaatgttgctAGACGATAAATTAGCCAGTCATTTTTggaataaacgataatattgttgtttttgagatcattttcaagtaatttatTCATAATGGCACAATAATGCAAGTCGCTCTCTCAAAcactaataaagtttgattttatggAGAACACTTCACACTGCAGTGGGAGATACTTTGTGTGTCCCAAAAGAATATGCTGGGGATCGTCTCTTTTCTGCACGTAGAGGCGGGGGGGAGCGCGGCCTCTCTTGGCACAGACAAGCCCGGGTGGAAGGGAAGCGGAAGGGAGCGGAGGACCTCCAGGCCTGTCTCCAGAAGCTTTTCTCTTCGGGAGTCTCCTCTGCTTCACTCACTGCCCTCACAGCCTGCAGTGCTGGAGCCGTACCAGTGGCGGCGCTGTGCAACCGGAAGCCAAACACCATGCGTGCTGTAACACTGCaggtaaaatgttaaatgtgtcGGTGTCTGTGTCTCAAGTGAGGGCTAGGTCTCATCCATATTTAGGGTTTATCTAAACGGTGCAGAAATTCGGAAAAACTAAACACTTTTTACATCGATCTACAGAAGATCTTGGGGTATTTAGAAACATGCagaatttgtatttatgttcaGAGTTCAggttaaaatgtacaaaatgttacAGATTCTATAACAGAGCTGATCTAAATAGACTAAACTGGTCTAAAATCAGTAAGGTAGTCCTGTGTCATcctgctgaaataaaacttcTATGTCTTTCTGTTCTGTGATTTGTGGAACAAGTGTAactgttttgtactttttgtacTTAAAcgaaatacaaacaaacttttaaaaaaatttgtaaatatgtatCTTGAAATTTTTTGAAGTTCAAAATTTATAGAAACCTTGCAGATCTGAAGGCATCCCAATTTCTCTGTGCAGGCTCCTTTCCTGGATGTGTTGGGAACTATGGAGAAAGCTGATCTGCCTCTGACTGTGGAGGACAGAGATGAGTGGGGGGACGCAGTGGGAAACCTGCATCACAGACACATCATCGCTTCATACTGTCCCTGTCACAACATCACTCCTCAGGTATGAAGAAGCTGCTTCCTCTGCAGTTTCACTCTCTCAAACTAACTTCTGTGTTCATTTTGTTACATGGCGCCATgtaccaagaaaaaaaaaacatgtagaatTCACTTCATACATTTGTGGTTAAATGTATATTCATCTGTCATTTTAGGTGTAGATAATTTCAACCCTTAAATTTACCTTTTCTTTCAACTCTTAGATATTCTTaatttatggggtttttttccattctttgtGTGTGAAACAGCGCTACCCATCTATGCTGCTGACAGCCTACAGCGGTGATCCTAGGATTCCTCTGGAAGGTGTCCTCAAATAcaccaaaaatataaagaaagcCGTTCAGACACACTTAAACAGGAAGCAAAATGCAGGTACTTATAGACGGACtccattttaataattttctatAATCTATAGCCACTGACATGtaaagtgatttgttttgtttgatggtATACTTTATTCGTATTTATATTAGAGTGCTTTTCTTGCTGTGAATCTTCTCCCTTGAAGCACACCTGTGAAGTTGTTCTCAGAGAACCTCTCCTGTTGATCTTTTAATGCCTCTTTTCGTTGGACGAGGTCGTCGGTGCAATTTAAATCCCATGGAGAGTTTTCCGTATTCTTCTAGGAGTTATTTCCTCTTCAACGGAGGTCTTATAGCCCTGGGTCATCCCCCAATAGTAGTGTCAGTGTGAAGGTCAGCGGAGGCAACAGTAATAGATGTACGGGTGTCTGGGGGATGTCTTTCCACCGTGTAGCATTGGTCACCTTATGGTAAAACCTGTGCATGTGTCAGCTAATTGCTCTCTTTTTGTCCCCCCAGACAGGCTCTTTCTCCCTCTCACTTATAATCTCCTTTCAAGACGTTGCTGGTACTCCTTATTTAcaccactctctctctctcgctctctctatCTCTGCCTCGTCTCCCCCAGCTTCAAATGCACATATTATCTCTCTCCTCCACCATTTCGCACCCCCGTTGTTCACGCACACACCGGGCAGCCTCGGTGCCTGCGTTTGTGGGGAGATGTCTCCCTAATCTGTCTCTCTGTTCTCCTGAGTCTTTGATAAAGTGCTGATGGCACAGGCGCATCGAGGCGGGCAGGAAGGCCCATTAGCATGGTAAAGAGATAGCGTATCAGAGCAAGAGATTAGACTCCACAGACAGGGGAGCTGTCAAGGTCGAGACCGTACTTGTGAATCAGTCCGTACCACAGAAAGGAGGAAGGTGGATAACATGGAGTGGGGCAGTTAGACGTAGAGATACTGGGTTCGCAGTGAGATGAAGGCGATTTCTAAAAATAGACCGTTTTCTTTTATCttgcttttgtttcctttccttCAGATTGTGAATCGGCACCAAGCATAGTTCTGAACGTCCAACCAGGAGCAAACCATCTTGGACCTGAAGACTTTGTTCAGATGCTGGAAGAGGTGAgtcagaaagagagaggaacAGGGAGGTTACGTACAGAAACCGTACTTCCTGATACCTAGAAACAAACTCCTGTGATAGTTCTGGCTGGATGTTTGGCCAATCTTCTTACAACTTGTGGTTGGTTTTCTGACACTCACCAAttattgaatacattttcagttgggTTAAGATTGAAGCCTgtcgggcgtgctgtggtgacgtaggggatagcgcgacccacgttcggaggccttgagtcctcgacacggccgtcgctGGTTTGATTCCTGGACCCGTCGatatttaccgcatgtcttccccactctccttccccctttcctgtcagtctactttcaaataagggacactagagcccacaaaaaacctggaggggggaaaaaaaaaaagattgaagcCTGTCCACAAACCTAATGTAAGCCTTCACCGTCCAGTCCAAAACCAGTTCTGATGTGTGTTCTGCGTTATTTCATCTAGTTTGAGCAATTCACCAGCACCTTGATGAGACGAGTTGATGCAGTGATGTTGGGTTTGAAAGCACTGCCTCCTCCGAACGTTGTTGTCTTCGTAGCACAATAGCTCGACCTTTGCCATACAACCTTTCTCGTGAAGGCATCCGGCTTGTCCATGACGGCAGCTGGTAATTTCAGTCATACTCAAAGGAGTCTGGTTTGGAGCAGAAGGTTCCACTTTATGATAGCATCAAAGCATCATGGGTTTGTGGCAGGAAACCAACCAATTTAGACGAGCTCCGTCAATGCTGCCAAGGCCAGATTGAggaaattattgcttttttgagaaaatccacataaaaaaacaacaactttaaagaCCATTGAAGTCCTTTGATCTTTCTACCCTGGAAATGAACGACTGAAATGTCTTATTAGAAGCTGCAAATTAGTACTaggttatttcattttaatttaccaCACCAATGTGTTGGAGTCCAGCAGGCATAGGTAATACTGCATATTGGTCATAATTTGGCTAACTTTTACTTTCCATTAAATTCACAAACAAAAGTATGTTTTCTGCCTGACGCAGGAGGCTTTTAAGCTTGCGTTTCTATACACGGAGTTGAACCTGGACACTCCACAACCTCGACGCAAGAGGAAGAGCTAGCTCAGCTGTGAAGAGGCAGTAAGAAAAGCAGAGCTGTATTTGCATCACCGTGATGACCAAGTCTTCCACTCTGcatgtgaagaagaaagaaaccaCATCCAGCGAATTCATCGAGAAgcgtttgttttattgtgttacaTTGTCCCTTTTGAATCAAGACACCTCAGGACAACCTCGGTAAATCGATTGACGAGACCGTAAAGTTTTCATAAATGCTAAATTGCTTTAGCATTTGTAAAGAATGTCAACAGTCTCCAAGTAGCAGGCCTTCTCAGAGACGTAGCACTGTGCGGGATGGTTGGGATGGAATCGAGTGTAGGTGGAGTACCGAATGACCAAACCCTCTCCCGCCTCTGTCTGGATGCGGGATTTCTGGAATACTTTCTGGTTGTTGGCTGTGTTGGTGCTCATCAGCACTTGGAGCTCGTCGGGCAGCTCCTTAACAGCAGAGAGATCCGTTGTGCTGGGTCCTCTGCCGAAGTTAATCACCATGAGGTACGCTTCTTTGTGCCCATCGAGCTCTCTGAGGTAAGAG from Gambusia affinis linkage group LG13, SWU_Gaff_1.0, whole genome shotgun sequence includes:
- the prepl gene encoding prolyl endopeptidase-like, giving the protein MTVLRSLLCSSAQLLGVSRVRFWDPRVSKRKAWLSLSVQRWSISEASGLSSDHLSSGTDKNQQLKKYFLRRLKATYHRFHSIPDYSVVCGCHHVYFIKADGIYRIDKRDRTPEPEQVLNLEHVSRAERRTRAESDERFQWTIQRIRLSPHEKHLAATLKCCHTEELKCVVVRLGERIISILPPHYILLELRSVFSFEWATDDVLFYTTLEGLRSSCVFRLDLVAEGSGKVTSVYEETQPDVFVEVALSRDRQILAINCNSRTSSEVMLIDVTKSHLEPFVIQPRQLDLLYHVEHWKGSLIILANTGPGQEYQVMQSPTFEPSMASWASLFVPNPDTTIKDMDIVGDYCLLVLMTPANELALSVMSLRNPKETYIIELPSWACAIETKKPGLADRQNVLEFLLSSPVHPPAPFSLDPEKGLLLSDPGTQAHSESHHKYVTTRLKACSQDGTLVPVTLLHAIPVDDLSQAPLLVHVYGAYGRDLSMEFCPVRRFLLEQGWALAYCHIRGGGERGLSWHRQARVEGKRKGAEDLQACLQKLFSSGVSSASLTALTACSAGAVPVAALCNRKPNTMRAVTLQAPFLDVLGTMEKADLPLTVEDRDEWGDAVGNLHHRHIIASYCPCHNITPQRYPSMLLTAYSGDPRIPLEGVLKYTKNIKKAVQTHLNRKQNADCESAPSIVLNVQPGANHLGPEDFVQMLEEEAFKLAFLYTELNLDTPQPRRKRKS